A genomic window from Malassezia vespertilionis chromosome 6, complete sequence includes:
- a CDS encoding 2-isopropylmalate synthase (COG:E; EggNog:ENOG503NVRE) produces MHPGEKYRPYTPMDLKDRQWPSKVCREAPIWLSTDLRDGNQALANPMTEEQKLLFFKKLVETGFKEIEVAFPSASDTDFGFVRRIIESGLVPDDVWLQVLTPAREELIRRTFASVQGAKNVIIHMYNATSPLFREVVFGNDQASTTELAVRHTKLVRELVDFYSKPENGGTTFRYEYSPETFTQTEPDYSIEICEAVMDAYGKASPDHKIIFNLPATVEIGPPNHYADMIEYFCRNVKNRDSITISLHPHNDRGTGIAATEMGLLAGGDRVEGCLFGNGERTGNVDLVTLAVNLYSQGVEPGPIDLSDLPSIIDVVTSCNDLPVHPRHPYAGELVMTAFSGSHQDAIKKGFAAQDKRRAEGDLTWSMPYLPVDPQDLGLDYEAVIRVNSQSGKGGVSYLLNQDLGVDLPRRMQVAFYQIVQAVADETSREISTEDITLVFCKTYHVPLAALGKNEGAFALRSFSLKDAQEHVNGHTNGISTPARDVTFNGKIAHNGKVVDVVGAGNGAISALLDGVEKTFSISVNVREYSEHAMKKTSNAIQIGSRSDSGRGQTRGHAASYVELVRNDDSEKNGTSKVRGFWGVGIDVDITASSLKAVLSALSNVVSH; encoded by the coding sequence ATGCATCCTGGAGAAAAGTATAGGCCATACACGCCTATGGACCTGAAGGACCGCCAATGGCCTTCCAAAGTGTGCCGTGAGGCACCTATATGGCTGTCGAccgacttgcgcgacgGAAACCAGGCGCTAGCGAATCCCATGACCGAAGAGCAAAAGCTCCTTTTTTTCAAAAAATTGGTCGAGACCGGTTTCAAAGAGATTGAGGTAGCATTCCCCTCTGCGAGCGACACTGACTTTGGCTTTGTACGTCGCATCATCGAATCTGGACTTGTTCCGGACGACGTATGGCTCCAAGTCCTCAcgcccgcgcgcgaggaacTGATTCGTCGCACGTTTGCGTCCGTCCAAGGCGCCAAGAATGTCATCATCCATATGTACAACGCTACAAGCCCCCTGTTTCGTGAGGTCGTGTTTGGCAACGATCAGGCGAGCACCACAGAACTCGCCGTACGCCACACCAAACTGGTCCGCGAGCTTGTGGACTTTTACAGCAAGCCAGAAAACGGCGGTACGACGTTCCGCTACGAGTACTCCCCTGAGACCTTTACTCAGACAGAGCCAGACTATTCCATCGAGATCTGTGAGGCGGTCATGGATGCGTACGGCAAAGCGTCGCCTGACCACAAGATCATCTTTAACCTCCCTGCGACCGTCGAGATTGGGCCGCCCAACCACTACGCAGACATGATTGAATACTTCTGCCGCAACGTCAAGAACCGGGACTCTATTACTATTTCGCTTCATCCGCACAATGACCGTGGTACAGGCATTGCTGCCACCGAGATGGGCTTGCTTGCAGGTGGCGACCGCGTAGAGGGATGTCTTTTTGGCAATGGCGAGCGGACGGGGAATGTCGACCTAGTCACCCTTGCCGTGAATCTCTACTCGCAGGGTGTGGAGCCAGGCCCAATAGACCTGAGCGACCTGCCGTCTATTATCGACGTCGTCACCTCGTGCAACGATCTTCCTGTCCACCCGCGCCACCCGTACGCCGGTGAGCTTGTCATGACTGCATTCAGTGGCTCGCACCAGGACGCGATTAAAAAAGGCTTTGCCGCACAGGAcaagcgccgtgccgaAGGCGATCTTACGTGGAGCATGCCCTACCTGCCCGTCGACCCCCAAGACCTTGGCTTGGACTACGAAGCGGTGATTCGTGTAAATAGCCAGAGCGGCAAGGGCGGTGTCTCCTATCTGCTCAACCAGGATTTGGGCGTGGATCTGCCGCGCAGGATGCAGGTTGCATTTTACCAAATCGTTCAGGCCGTCGCGGACGAGACGAGCCGCGAGATTTCCACCGAGGATATTACCCTCGTCTTTTGCAAAACGTAccatgtgccgctcgccgcgctcggcaagaACGAGGGTGCGtttgcactgcgcagcttttCCCTCAAAGATGCGCAAGAACACGTGAATGGCCATACGAACGGCATAAGCACaccagcgcgcgacgtCACCTTCAACGGCAAGATTGCGCACAATGGCAAGGTGGTCGACGTTGTCGGCGCGGGCAACGGCGCCATctctgcgctgctcgacggcgtAGAGAAGACGTTTTCCATCTCGGTCAATGTCCGCGAGTACAGCGAGCATGCTATGAAAAAGACAAGCAATGCGATTCAAATTGGCTCGCGATCGGACAGTGGGCGCGGACAAACGCGCGGGCACGCGGCGTCGTACGTCGAATTGGTGCGCAACGACGACAGTGAAAAAAACGGTACGAGCAAGGTGCGTGGCTTCTGGGGCGTTGGCATCGATGTCGATATTACTGCCTCCAGTCTCAAGGCTGTGCTCAGTGCGCTTTCGAACGTAGTGTCGCACTGA
- a CDS encoding uncharacterized protein (EggNog:ENOG503NWZ1; TransMembrane:7 (o32-50i71-91o103-123i130-148o154-175i187-212o232-250i); COG:T) codes for MGLFKGAALENFVEPYAEMLQLPHLPAHISTILRSFLFWCSLQLLSAGISPKLFPNAFAKMRARTKVQWDIHFVSLVHSSFIAPIGLYNFFYPDKNLDPFFGYTYQIGQMYAIAMGYFIWDIMISVRYEGLPFILHGLLSFIALALAFRPLLMVYGAVFVIWEASTPFLNIHWFLDKMGKTGTKAQFVNSLFLLASYMASRMVLGAVCAYNLVYHLWFVEHVRDNVPVPLRLFYTIGVSSLMLLNYMWFFKMVRAVRKRFEPADAKKAH; via the coding sequence ATGGGATTGTTTAAAGGGGCAGCGCTGGAAAATTTCGTGGAGCCGTATGCAGAGATGCTGCAGCTTCCGCACCTTCCGGCTCATATAAGCACAATCCTGCGTTCCTTTTTGTTTTGGTGCTCACTGCAGCTGCTTTCCGCTGGTATCTCGCCCAAGTTGTTCCCCAATGCATTTGCCAagatgcgtgcgcgcaccaAGGTGCAGTGGGACATTCATTTCGTCTCTCTTGTGCACTCTTCCTTTATTGCTCCGATTGGACTGTACAACTTTTTCTACCCCGACAAAAACCTCGATCCATTTTTTGGATACACGTACCAAATCGGTCAAATGTACGCAATTGCAATGGGCTACTTTATTTGGGACATTATGATCTCGGTGCGCTATGAAGGCCTTCCATTTATCCTGCACGGCCTGCTTTCTTTTATCGCGCTCGCACTTGCATTCCGCCCGCTGCTCATGGTGTACGGCGCCGTGTTTGTGATTTGGGAGGCGAGCACGCCGTTCCTCAATATTCACTGGTTCTTGGACAAGATGGGAAAGACGGGGACCAAGGCGCAATTCGTCAATTCGCTTTTCCTGCTTGCCTCGTACATGGCTTCGCGCATGGTGCTGGGCGCTGTGTGTGCCTATAATCTCGTCTACCACCTCTGGTTCGtcgagcatgtgcgcgacaaTGTCCCAGTGCCCTTGCGCTTGTTCTACACGATCGGCGTGTCTTCGCTAATGCTTTTGAACTACATGTGGTTCTTTAAAATGGTGCGTGCCGTGCGGAAACGTTTCGAGCCAGCGGACGCGAAAAAAGCGCACTAG
- a CDS encoding uncharacterized protein (EggNog:ENOG503NXBM; COG:S) yields MNHTNPPSLRRDAFLWAWLCVNSRCVYLDLHYTHHADNFTMAPLLDMANHTPIAARECKVRYNARDGLELYAPSDGVAAGAEVCITYGAHANALLLAEYGFVLPFGVHSDGAWKGNQYAEILVDSQVDALLDAQGEMGEWKRALLREEGYWGDYTMHPAPAPAHPSHRLHVALQLVCLEVQSHTEQNTAGARSKEDAARQWRLTIQGMRESISRANENAVRSTLQQLCAAAQQEAATKQALLAPLPPSTSKSFVMQLLAEQDCIAKLVCEQAMQ; encoded by the exons ATGAAC CACACAAATCCACCAtccttgcggcgcgatgcattccTCTGGGCATGGCTCTGTGTAAACTCGCGCTGTGTCTATTTGGATCTGCACTATACCCACCACGCGGACAATTTTACCATGGCGCCATTGCTCGATATGGCGAATCATACGCCgattgcagcgcgcgaatgcaAGGTACGGTACAATGCACGCGATGGGCTGGAGCTGTATGCACCAAGCGACGGCGTAGCGGCCGGTGCGGAAGTGTGTATTACCTATGGCGCACACGCCAATGCACTCTTGCTTGCCGAATACGGGTTTGTGCTCCCTTTTGGTGTGCATTCCGACGGCGCATGGAAGGGCAACCAGTACGCAGAGATCCTTGTCGACAGCCAGgtcgacgcgctgctggatgCACAGGGCGAAATGGGCGAATGGAAGCGAGCTTTGCTAAGAGAAGAGGGATACTGGGG TGATTATACGATGCAccctgcacctgcacctgcacatCCCTCGCACCGACTCCATGTGGCCTTGCAGCTCGTGTGCCTCGAAGTGCAGTCGCACACAGAGCAGAACACGGCAGGGGCGCGGTCCAAGGAGGAtgccgcgcggcaatgGCGCCTCACCATACAAGGGATGCGCGAATCCATCTCGCGTGCAAACGAAAACGCGGTCCGGTCCACGCTCCAGCAGctgtgtgctgcagcacagcaaGAGGCTGCCACGAAACAAGCattgcttgcgccgctgccgcccaGCACATCCAAATCGTTTGTGATGCAACTGCTTGCAGAGCAAGATTGCATTGCAAAGCTTGTATGCGAGCAGGCCATGCAGTGA
- the TKL1 gene encoding transketolase (COG:G; EggNog:ENOG503NZ8A) yields the protein MASEFDNKAVSTIRTFVAPKVYANLQSNSGHPGAPMGLAPVAHILWSRFIRCDPKDSHWPNRDRFVLSNGHACALQYIMLHLLGYKLSMDDLKSFRTLDSLTPGHPEFGHTDGIEVTTGPLGQGIANAVGLAIAGKNAAATFNKPDFEIFNNMVYCVLGDGCLQEGVCAEALSLAGHLRLNNLVAIYDDNGITIDGDTACSFTEDVEMRLRAYRWNVLHVLDGNTDLDSLVKTLEEAKTCKDMPTMIRVKTTIGYGSENQGTASVHGSPLKEDDIIQLKKAFGFNPDETFVVPKDVQEAYDGYRDKGGKLHSEWKDLYSKYSKKYPDEAAQIDRRLAHKLPEGWEKKLPTYKPSDKGMASRKLSEAVLNAIADEIPELLSGSADLTGSNNTRWSNAVDFQPPETRLGNYDGRYIRYGVREHGMGAIMNGIHAYGLHIPSSGTFLNFVSYAIGAVRLSALSKFQVIWIATHDSIGLGEDGPTHQPVETAAALRSLPNLDFWRPADGNETSGAYKVALESYTTPSVLALTRQNLPQLEGSSIENTVKGGYAMIEDKEATITLVSTGSEVHICAEALKLLKEQGIKARLVSMPCFRVFDLQPLEYRLKVLPSGHPILSVEAYTTFGWGKYAHVHHGINTFGASAPYEDVYRKFKMTPEDISSKAARVVDAFKNSKTPLVSPIEVEAEFAK from the exons ATGGCTTCTGAATTTGACAACAAGGCAGTTTCTACCATCCGTAC GTTTGTAGCGCCGAAAGTATATGCTAACCTGCAGTCGAACTCGGGCCACCCGGGCGCCCCCATGGGCCTTGCCCCTGTGGCGCACATTTTGTGGAGCCGCTTCATTCGCTGCGACCCGAAAGACTCGCACTGGCCGAACCGTGACCGTTTTGTACTGTCCAATGGCCACGCATGTGCCCTGCAATACATTATGCTGCACCTCTTGGGCTACAAATTGTCCATGGACGACCTCAAGTCCTTCCGTACGCTTGACTCGCTCACCCCGGGCCATCCCGAGTTTGGCCACACTGATGGCATCGAGGTCACCACTGGGCCGCTTGGACAGGGTATTGCGAACGCTGTGGGTCTTGCGATCGCTGGCAAGAACGCCGCTGCGACGTTCAACAAGCCCGACTTCGAGATCTTTAACAACATGGTCTACTGTGTGCTTGGTGATGGCTGTCTCCAGGAGGGTGTCTGCGCTGAGGCTCTTTCTCTTGCCGGTCACTTGCGCCTGAACAACCTCGTTGCGATTTACGACGACAACGGCATCACCATTGACGGCGACACGGCCTGCTCCTTTACCGAGGACGTTGagatgcgcttgcgtgcatACCGCTGGAACGTCTTGCATGTTCTCGATGGTAACACCGACTTGGACAGTTTGGTCAAGACACTCGAGGAGGCAAAGACCTGCAAGGACATGCCGACCATGATCCGTGTTAAGACCACGATTGGTTACGGCTCCGAGAACCAGGGTACCGCTTCTGTGCACGGCAGTCCGCTAAAGGAAGACGACATCATACAGCTCAAGAAGGCGTTTGGCTTCAACCCCGACGAGACGTTTGTTGTGCCCAAGGATGTCCAGGAGGCGTACGATGGCTACCGCGATAAgggcggcaagctgcactCTGAGTGGAAAGACCTGTACAGCAAGTATTCTAAAAAGTACCCCGACGAGGCGGCCCAGATCGATCGCCGCCTTGCACACAAGCTCCCAGAAGGCTGGGAAAAGAAGCTTCCCACATACAAGCCTTCGGACAAGGGCATGGCTTCGCGCAAGCTTTCCGAGGCAGTGCTCAATGCCATTGCGGACGAGATTCCTGAGCTCCTCTCTGGCTCTGCCGACTTGACGGGCTCTAACAACACCCGCTGGAGCAATGCGGTTGACTTCCAACCGCCCGAGACCAGGCTCGGCAATTATGATGGCCGCTACATCCGCTACGGTGTCCGTGAGCACGGAATGGGCGCGATCATGAACGGTATCCACGCCTACGGTCTTCACATCCCCTCCTCTGGCACTTTCCTCAACTTTGTGTCGTACGCGATTGGTGCCGTGCGCCTCTCTGCGCTGTCCAAATTCCAGGTGATCTGGATCGCTACCCACGATTCGATTGGCCTTGGTGAGGACGGCCCGACCCATCAGCCCGTCGAGACTGCTGCGGCACTGCGTAGCTTGCCGAACCTCGACTTCTGGCGCCCTGCCGATGGTAACGAGACGTCAGGTGCATACAAGGTTGCGCTTGAGTCGTACACCACCCCGTCGGTCCTTGCACTCACCCGCCAGAACCTGCCCCAACTCGAGGGCTCCTCGATTGAGAACACAGTCAAGGGTGGCTACGCTATGATCGAGGACAAGGAGGCTACCATCACGCTTGTTTCGACTGGCTCCGAGGTGCACATCTGTGCCGAGGCACtcaagctgctcaaggaACAGGGCATCAAAGCCCGCCTTGTGTCCATGCCTTGCTTCCGCGTGTTTGATCTCCAGCCCCTCGAGTACCGCTTGAAAGTGTTGCCTTCTGGCCACCCGATTCTCTCTGTCGAAGCATACACGACCTTTGGCTGGGGCAAGTACGCTCATGTGCACCATGGCATCAACACCTTTGGTGCTTCTGCTCCTTACGAGGACGTGTACAGGAAATTCAAGATGACACCAGAGGACATCAGCAGCAAGGCGGCCCGCGTTGTGGACGCTTTTAAGAACTCCAAGACCCCGCTTGTCTCCCCCATTGAAGTGGAAGCTGAGTTTGCGAAGTAG
- the PEX19 gene encoding Peroxisome chaperone and import receptor (EggNog:ENOG503NVVR; COG:U; BUSCO:EOG092635SS), whose amino-acid sequence MAPPTASVVDDLDDLDDVLDDFNQKPASLPEPAEDAAQHATEDPLSDDFVQELTNNMESFMAQLGKKEAGKDFPSVPPPGANATGAEDEMMKQFERMLSSAATQDTTPDSAPSAIESSDASQPDFQDAVKATMEKLRESNDNASKPSSGAGNPLAGLGLDGDADIAKLLQTLGGAGGEGGDMSDLTSMLSSMMEDLMNKDVLYEPLKEMHARFPDYFASEKGKALAEEDRKRFKQQEELMGRILAAFDAPGYSDANPERKHQVSELVSQLQDRGAPPEELLGDMPPELSGLSSMLGDNAMEENCVVM is encoded by the exons ATGGCGCCTCCTACAGCATCTGTGGTGGATGACTTGGACGACCTCGACG ATGTACTCGATGACTTCAACCAAAAGCCCGCGTCTTTGCCGGAGCCTGCGgaagatgcagcgcaacacGCCACCGAAGACCCGCTGTCTGACGACTTTGTGCAGGAGCTAACAAACAATATGGAGAGCTTTATGGCACAGCTGGGGAAGAAGGAGGCGGGAAAGGATTTTCCGTCGGTGCCTCCGCCGGGTGCGAATGCGACTGGGGCTGAGGACGAGATGATGAAGCAGTTTGAGCGCATGctttccagcgcagcgactcAGGACACCACGCCCGACTCCGCACCCAGCGCCATTGAGTCTAGCGATGCATCGCAGCCCGACTTTCAGGACGCAGTGAAAGCGACGATGGAAAAACTGCGGGAATCTAACGACAACGCAAGCAAGCCGTCGAGCGGTGCGGGGAATCCGCTTGCGGGGCTGGGCTTGGACGGGGACGCGGATATTGCCAAGCTCCTCCAAACGTTGGGCGGAGCCGGCGGCGAAGGCGGCGACATGTCAGATCTCACATCGATGCTCAGCAGCATGATGGAGGACTTGATGAACAAGGACGTGCTCTACGAACCATTGAAGGAGATGCACGCCAGGTTCCCCGACTATTTTGCGTCTGAAAAAGGCAAGGCTCTTGCCGAGGAGGACCGGAAGCGGTTCAAGCAGCAGGAGGAGCTCATGGGCCGCATTCTGGCCGCATTCGACGCGCCGGGCTACAGCGACGCAAACCCAGAGCGCAAACACCAAGTCTCGGAGCTGGTCTCGCAGCTGCAggaccgcggcgcgcctccggaggagctgcttggcgatATGCCCCCCGAGCTTTCCGGGCTGAGCAGCATGTTGGGTGATAATGCGATGGAGGAGAACTGTGTCGTTATGTAG